DNA from Agathobaculum sp. NTUH-O15-33:
CCGCAGAGTGGGAAGCGGAGTGGATTAAGCGGGTAAAGGCGCATAGGGCAAAAAAGGAAGAGGTGGAGCATGACTGACACTTTATGCTGGCGCTGCGCCAATGCCTGCGGCCAATGCCCGTGGAGCGAGTACAAACGGCAAAGACCGGTACTGGGGTGGACGGCGATACGGAAAGACGTTGATGCGTCAATGAAAAACAGTCAAAAGCAATACGAACGCAAGCTGGAAAGCTATTTTGTGCTGAAATGTCCGCTGTATGTCAGCGATGGGCGCGAGCACAAGCAGTACCGCGAAATATACCGCAACGGGTGGAAGCCCGAAGAAACAGAAAAGGCGTTAAAAATGCGAGCGGAGGGAAAGACGTACCCCGTAATCGCAAAGGCGCTTGGGCGCACGGTAATGGCGGTAGAATCTAAACTTAAGGCGGAAAGGAAACGGCATGGTTAAATTTACGATACCACTGAATCCGGTCACAAAGAAAAATAGCAATGTCAGGACGCGAGAAGGTGGAATTATTGCAAGCAAGGCGTATCGGGTCTACGAAAAGGACGTGTTGCGCATCATCCCGCCGGCGGCACGACTACATATTTCGGGCCGGGTGAACGTCAGGGCGACGTATTACACCAAGATTGATTACTACAAGTCGAAGAGCCGGATAGACCTAAACAATCTGCACAACGCGCTTATGGACGTGCTGGTAGCGGCGGGTGTGCTCGAAGATGATAACTGCAAAATAGTGTTTTCGACGGACGGGTCACGGGTCAAGTGCGATAAAAAGTACCCGCGAACGGAGGTCGAAATATGGGAGTGTTAGGAATGAGCAGAAAAAAATTAATCGACGATGTGAGCATTTCAGAGATGCGGAAAATGCGCGAGCAAGGAATGAGCAACAAAGAGATTGCAGCGTCGCTTGAAGTGAGCGACGCAACAATTTACCGGTATATTGGCAGACAGGGGTGCCGGATGGAAAGCGGCGCGTGGTCGAAGCCGGTAGAAAGGCAAGCGAAGCCGGTCGCGGAAGTCCCGGAGAAACCGGTAGTGCCAAGATTGCAAATGCGGGTCACGTCGGAAAAGCTGCAATACACGGCGGACAGCGGAACAGTAATCAAAATGGCCGCGCAGTATTCGGAGGAGACCGTTGTTGTTGGCATCGGTGCGGAAAAACTTACGGTGCGGGTAGCGGATTTGCGCGAACTTGTTCAAGCATTAACAGCAACAACCTATCACGTGGAGGATGTGATGAAGCGTGAAATTGCGTGATAGGGAGCGGCACTGTCTGTGGAGGGTTGACGATGCGAACACAAATTAAAATATCGGGCATCCGCGCTGACGAAGAGCCCCTACCGCCGGTCTATCAACAAACCATCTGGGGGGGCGAGATCGCAATTTGCCCGTTTTGTACGGTAGCGCTGCAAGGGCGTAGGGTCTGCCCAAAGTGCGGACAACGGATTTGGAGGAAAACTGATGGACGATAAAATCACAGCCGCCATGATGGGCGACGCGAATATGGGAAACAAAAAAATCCTAGATGTTACGTGTGGATCTCGCACGATGTGGTTTGACAAAAACCACCCTGCGGCGCTGTATTGCGATAAGCGTAGGATTACATACAAACGCTACTGGAAAAGTGGTGACGGGAAGTCTGAACGGGATTGCACGGTGGATCCAGACGTGCTGTGCGACTTTACGGCGCTGCCCTTCCCGGACAACTCTTTCCCATTGGTGGTGTTCGACCCGCCCCACTTGACGGGGGCCAAGGAAACGGCGTGGCTGGTGAAGAAATACGGCAAGCTGGACGAGAGTTGGCCCCAGATGCTTCATGACGGTTTTGCGGAATGTATGCGCGTTTTGAAGCCTGACGGCACCCTCATTTTCAAGTGGTCGGAATACGACATTCCGGCACGGAAGGTATGGGACGCTATCGGACAAAAGCCATTGTTCGGACACCACAGCGGGAAACAATCCCGGACGTTTTGGGGATGCTTCATGAAATTGGACATGCAAGAAGGTGGAAAATAGACATGCCTGACACGAAAACTGATCTGATAGACAGGGCGGAAACGATAGACGCTATTAAACGGTTGGGAGACGGATATGAACCACAAGGGTACCGCACAGCGCTGCGAGATGCGGTTGAAGCAATCGAACAGGTGGATGCCCTCCACGCCCAAAACGAGGACAACCCGCCGCTGACGTTGGAGGAGCTGCGGGGGATGTCGAACACGGATTTGGTATGGGTTGTTTTTCCAGAGCTCCCGCCAGAAGATAACTGCTGGTATCGGGCGAAAAAGCTATATGATTTATATTCTCACGCCCACTACGGTAAAACGTGGCTTGCCTACCGCCGCAAGCCAGAAGGAGGCGGGGAGTGATGATGTGCCCGTATACACACCAACAGTGCCCGCATCCTTTCCCGATATGCAAAGCGGCGGGCGGTATAGAATACTTGGCTATCGCGTGTAAGCATGATTTGAGCCGATATGATGAGACAAAGGGCTGGGCCGCCCCGCCCGCGCCGGAGGAGGGAGACGAAAATGTATGAAAACCTGATTAAACGGTTGCGAGAATATCCAGATAGAGAAGAAAACGCAAACGGATATGTAGAAATAGACTGGCAAGACTTTTTGGACGCGGCTGACACCATCGAATCATTAACCGGCCAGCTTGCCGCCCTCCAAGCCTACCGCGCCCTTGGCCCCGTTGAGGAGCTGTCCGCGCTGGTCAAGGCGCATATTGACCAGCCACCCGCAAAAGAGGGCGACCCCAAGCCGGATTGCTTTGAGGACTATGGGGGAAGCCTCTGGTGCCTAGGGTATCAGTGGTCAGAAAATGACGATGAACCGTGTGACCGTTGTAAGCAGTGCTGGTATTGCGAGAGCGGAGATTATGCCGATGACCGCGCCGAGGCAGAGGCGGCGCAGCGAGAGGAGGGGCAGTGATGCTCTGGAAAGAGTTTCGACAACAAGAAAGCTGTGAAGGTTGCCCACTTTTGGAAAACGAAATATGCCACGGTGGATGGGTCTGTTACGGAGGAGCCCCTATTGAGCCGCCTTGTTGCAGTTTTGATGATAATACCGACTTGGACGACTATGTTATTGGGAATTTGGAACAGCAACGAGCATGGGAAGAGAGCGAGGATAGGCTTGTCCGTGAAAAGACTAAAAAGAAAGAACGTGCAAAGAAAGCCGCTGACACGCGCCGGGAAATTCGTTGGTATTGCCGCGAAGAATTGTACACCTTAAACCGCGCTCAAAAAGCGCTGCAAGCACAAGAGGCGGCAGAACGGTTTGCCAGCTCATTTGCCGAGGCAGTGAATTTCACCAATGAAATGTTCCGATATAAAGAACGGGTACAGATAAAACCTGAAATTTCTGATAAGGTCAAGCAACTTGAAGCGGAGGTTGCCGGTGCAAAGGAACGATACGATGCTAAGCGGAAAGAGTTTTATGCACAACGCAAGGCGGCGCAGCGTGAGGAGGGGAAGGACAAGCCAAGCTGCCACACGTGCGGCCACGACTGCGCCGGGTTGGAGGATGGGCCGTGCCGGGATTACACACCTTCCGCCGCCCAAGATACAACTACACTTTAACGTCCGGCCAGAGCCGGGGGAGGAATTAAAATGGAACTTTTTTGTTGCGCAGTCACCGCGCTTGGGATGGTAACAGTCGTCCCGTTTGCGCTGGGGTTCTTCTATGGCATCGGTCTGTGGTGTGCTAAGAGGGTAGTGCGGCCAGACCCTGCCACTCAAATCAATATCTACGGTGAGAACTTTGAGGAGGCCGACCATGAGGCTGATTGACGCGGACGCAAAGACCAACGAGATATATGTATCACAATTTGTAATCGACCAGATGCAAAAAATCCCCACCATCGACCCCATCCACACGGCGGGCGGGTGCTATTGCAGGGAGTGCTGTTTCAAGGACGCTTTCGATAGAGGGAATTTGTTTCGAGGGAAACGGATAGACAACGGCGAGTGTCAATAAATCTATTTGTCCGGCGTGTTTAGGCCAACTTAAAAAGGCGTGGGAACATCCCGGCAAGGTGGAGGAGTAAAACATGAAAAAGATACGTTGGAAATTAGGCATTGGATTTATAGGGCCAACCCGAAGCGGAATCATTGAATTTGATGATGATGCGACAGACGAAGAAATCATTGAATCGGTAATCGATGCAGAAAATTATTATATAAACATCGATTGGGAAGCGGAGGAGCAGGACGATGGATAGAGAAATTCTGTTTCGGGGGAAACGGATGGACAATGGAGAGTGGGTCGAGGGTTATCTATGGAGTCAGCACACTATAGGTCACATATCACCATGCGGGAACACCGATGAGATTATAGTTTTCCCCTCGACAGTCGGCCAGTACACCGGACTGACCGACAAGAACGGCGTGAAGATTTTCGAGGGGGATATCATTAAAGCAGACTGGATGGGAAAGAAAACATCGCCCGTCACATTCGAGACAGGAATGTATAAGGCCCACGGGATGAGCCTTATCACATGGTTGCACAAAGAGTACGATGGTGAGGTCATCGGCAACATCCACGACAACCCGGAGGCGAGGACGATGGATGAGTGGATCAGCGTCAAAGAGCGGTTGCCGAAGCAACCTGAACGTGTTCTGACGTGTGACACATACGGAAATATACATATTTTTGAGTATCGCGAGGGGAGTAGATACCTGTTCAACATTGGACCGGACGATGATAGATTTTTTGAACCTACCCACTGGATGCCCCTACCGGAGCCGCCGAAGGAGGAGAATGCATGAAAAACTGTGATATTATCTATGCGCTGGCCCAAAAGGTCATCGATACCATCTATGGCGAGTGGCACCACGAAGGGCATATTGAACTGGAGCATTCGGATGATTTTGCCTTTTCGCTGGATGGTCGAATGTATCAGGTCATCTTAAAGGACTGCGGAGAGGAGACCCGCCATGAATGATCAGGACAAGCCCGTGAAATTCCGCGACCCCAAGACGGGGAAAGTGATTAATATCAAAACTGGCGTGGAAATGTTTTGCCGCGGCAAACGCTGTGATACTTGCCCGATACACTCAATACATCACGATGATTATTGCTCGGTGTGGGCTGCTGACCACCCCGTCGAAGCCGCCGGACTGATGGGATATGAGGTGGTGGAGGAGCCTAAAAAGGACGTGCTGTGCAGATATTGCGGGGAAAAGATGCGACCTTACCCACATCAAGGAAACTTCTGGTTCGAATGCAAGTGCGGAAGTCGTTCCCCCGTTATTTGGCACGGAACAGAAGAAACCGCATACGAGGCGGCTATGAAAACGCCACAAAAGGAGGGGCCCATGGAACAGAACGCGAAGCCACGCATCTGCGAGGTACTGGGAGGAAAAGATAACCCGATAGAACCGGGGGAACACTTTATGTTTCGCGGGATGGAAGGCTATTTTTTCATAACGGGGACAGGAGACCTCGTTAGCGTGGATGGCGATGCGCATATCTTTTATACGCGTGCGGCTGCCCTTATTAACTGTCCTGACCGCATAATCCGCAAGCCACGATTCGCGGAGAAGGAAGTGGCGGATGCAAAAGCTCTTGTACGGATTTTAGGAGCGACTCAAGTCAAGAGGACAGAATACGGAGGGAATCTGCACGCCGTTATCGGGGACAATGCGGAGGTTGTCGTCAATCAGGACCTCTTCCCCTCGCTCATTCCCGGCCAGTCCGTCAGAATCAAGGACATTGTGGGGGGCGGGGATGATTAAATTTTTATCAGCATGGGCGTATGTTTTCACTTTTGTTAGCATCTCGTTTGGATTTTTAGCTGTTTCTGCAACTATTGCTAGGCTAAGTATCAAGGCTGTTGATAAGCTTATATATGCATGGGTACACCTTTCAGCAGCCGGTAAAAACGTACTTGATTACCTACATAACCGCAACGAATATAACCGATGGAAGCGCGAACAAAACAGAGAGAATTAACGGGAGGCAATATGACCGCAAAAGAATGGTTAAGCAGAGGGTGGGAAATTGACGGATCGATAAAGGAGTTGCAGGAAGCAAAGGGGGCGGCATTTACTCGCGCAACAAGCATTACGGCTTGCGGCGCAAGCGGAGTTTGCGTACAGGAATCGCGGGGAAATAGCAGTGAACGAAAGATGTTGGCCTATGCAGAATACGATGACGCTATAGACGAGCTAACGGCAAATCTATTCTGTGTACAAGGTGAAATTGTGCGGGCTATATCAAAGTTGAACAACCCTGTGCATCAACGTATTCTCACAGCTCGGTATGTAAACTTCAAAGAGTGGAAGTGGATTATGAGAGATATCCACTATGAGCGAGCGCAGATGTTCAGGGAACACAGTCAAGCGCTTCGCGAAATTGAAGAAATCGTGAGACCCAATGATACTTAGATAGGTGGTATTATGATATTGAGCAAAGCCCCGAAGGGGTGAACTCAAGGGACAAGCTCCTCCCATTTTTCCTCTCCCCCCGCCCTGCAATCGCGGGGCGGGACACGCCGGTGTAGTTCAATGGTAGAACATCAGCCCTCCAAACTGATTACGCGGGTTCGATTCCCGCTACTGGCTCCACCACTGGACTGTGTGCCATCCGTAACCAGTCGGACGCATGGCCGCGATAAGGCTGCATACCGCCACGCTAAACAAGGCATATCGGCGGTATATGATCGGCGGCAGGTGCGGGAGCCGCGCTGGTCTACATATCCGGTCGTGCGGGCTGGAACTTATCTGACAAAGCAGCTTCGGTGACGGGGCTGCTTTTGTTGTTGAAACATCTTTTGCTATGTAGTACTATAAAGAAAACAAAATCGTGAGGCGTGCTAAAAGTGCAAAGAAGATATTTAAAGAATTTGAGGAAACGGTTTAGAACTTTTAACGAGGAATCGGTGCGCGCTTGGGCAGAAAACAATTACGGGGACTGGCTAAAAAACATTCAACAACAAGATACGGAGCCAGATAGCCCGTGCGAACGCTTTTATCGGTATTACACGCAGGGTATTGGAGAGGTAGTAAATCAACATTTGCGTTCGGGGGCTGAAATAGATTCTTTTTTTCAAGATGGGCCTGTGACTACTGATATGATGCAAGCAGCGATTGCGGAAATGCATATGCTTCCGTGCCCGGATGATATCGTAACATACAGATACGTTGACCCGAAAGTGTGGGGTCTCATGAAACGTGATGCATCTTTGATATATGACCTCGCATTTTTAAGCACTACATTAACTCGCGATACAGTAGCTCAAAGACGATATGCATGCAATAAGCATAGCTACCTTATGGAGATATTTGTGCCTAAAGGAACCCCGTGTGCTTACGTCGAGTTAATAGCCGACATGCAGGAGAACGAGTTACTGTTTCCACCCAAAACAAAATTACGGATTTTATCCAAGCCGCTTTTGTCTAAGCGGATTTCGTGCATTATTGAGAATTAAGAGAATAGGAAACCACCTTACATGTAGTAGGGTGGTTTTATTATGGCATAAAGAGAGGGCAGGAGGCTGTGAATGCAGTAACACAAGAACAAATCAGACAATGGATAGCAGACGGAAACGAACTAGCCTTTTATACCTGCTATACATGGAAGAAGAAGCGCCGTGAAGTTCTGGCGTTGGATAAGAACGAATGCCAGAAGTGTAAGGCGCGCGGCAAGTACAGCAAGGCGACCATGGTACACCACAACAAACACTTACGGGATAGGCCGGACCTTGCCCTTGCCATATGGGACATAAAGCCCGATGGGTCAAAGGAACGTCAGCTTATATCCCTGTGTGACGATTGCCACGAAGAGGAACACCCGGAGCGGTTGAAGCAGTACAAGAAGAAGAAACCGATAACGGATGAACGGTGGTAGGATACCCCCGGTCAAATAAAAACGGAAATTAATGCGCGCCGTATCCACTCGGCATGGTGCAAGACAAAAGAGATTTTCACGCGCGCGAGAGAAAAGAGGTGGTATGGGTGGCGCGAAAAACGAATAGAGAGAAGCTGCGAGATGCAATCCGCGAAGAGTTGGCAAAGCAGCTTGAGCGTAATGGAACGAAAGAGAAGTATTATCTTGACTTGGTGGATGATTACATGGATATGTGGGACACCAAGAACGGATTAACGGACGATATTAAGAAGCGCGGTGAAAAAGTCACATTCACCACCGCCAGCGGGTCAAATATCAAAACAAATGATTCGGTGGGAGACCGGCTAAAGGTAAACGCGCAAATGCTTAAGTTGCTTGATAGCATGGGCATTAAGCCGGTGCAGGTAGAAGGTTTCGACAATGACGAAATGTAAATACATAGACGACTATATTGCTGCCATCGGATCGGGTACTATTCCTGCATCGAAGGAAATTAAACAGGCCGTCGTTTACATTGAAAGCAAGCTAGACGATTCGGACGTATTTGTGGACACCGAGAAGACCGAAAAAGCGAAGGAGCTGATCGAGCGGTATTTTAATATGAAGCTGTTCGATTGGGAACTGTTTGTGCTGGCTCTGGTCCATTGTTATTACCGATCTACGGATACTGTTGTTTTCGGGGAGTTTCTTATAATGATGGGGCGCGGAAACGGTAAAAACGGGTTCATTTCCGGGGTGGCGTGGTATCTATCCACTAAATACCATGGAGTGGACGGGTATAACGTCGATATCATAGCCAATTCAGAAGATCAGGCGAAAACGTCATTCGATGATATCTACGAAATGCTTGAGCGGACGTGGGAAAAATCTAAGCGCTTCTTCTATAAGTCCAAGGAGATAATTAGAAATTCAAACACGGGAAGTTATATCAAATTCAACACGTCGAACGCCAAGACCAAGGATGGTAAGCGTTCGGCGTGTTTGATTTTTGACGAAATCCACGAATACGAAAACAGCGACACCATCAAGGTATTTCGTTCCGGATTCGGCAAGCGGAAACATAGCCGGACATTTTACATTACGACAAACGGATATGTGCGGGACGGCGTTTTAGACGACCGTTTACAGATTGCCCATGATGTTTTAAATGGAGAGATCAAGCAATCACGTCTTTGCCCGCTGATCTACAAAATGGATGACGACGCAGAAGTAGACGACAAAACGCTTTGGGTTAAAGCAAATCCGTCCTTGCCGTACCTTCCAACTCTGCAACTTGAAATGGAGCAGAACTACATTGACAAAGAGTACGACACATCGGTATCTTTGGACTTTTACACCAAACGCATGAATTTACCTCGTTCGGACAAAGAAATTGCTGTCACCGACTGGGAAAACATCGCTGCGACGAATCTGGAATTGCCAGACATGGAGGGGTGGACATGCACATGCGGAATTGACTATGCAAAGATCAACGACTGGGCGTCTGTCAACCTGCACTTCCGGCGGGGGAATGAACGGCTCGATATCAATCACTCGTGGCTTTGCATCCGCTCTGCGGATTTGCAGAGGATTAAAGCACCATGGCGCGAATGGGTTGGCATGGGACTTGTAACGATTGTGGACGACGTAGAAATATCACCCGATTTGTTAGCGGATTACATCCGCGAACAGATGCAGAAATATTACATCGTTAAAATTGCGATGGACAACAACCGATTCGACCTGATGAAGCGCGCCATGCGTAAGGTAGGGTTTGCCCCGGAGTACAAGAATCTATGGTTGGTGCGTCCAAGCGATATTTACAAGGTGCAGCCGGTAATCGGAAGTTGTTTTAATAATCGTTATTTTGCGTGGGGCGACTGTCCGCCGTTGCGGTGGGCAACCAACAACACCAAACTTGTGCGGCGAGGCCGGGTCGATGGAACAGATACGGGCAATTTTTATTACGCAAAGATTGAAGCCAAAAGCAGAAAGACAGACCCCTTCATGGCGCTAGTAGCATCAATGGTTATCGAGGATGCCTTGGGTGACGGAATGGGTTATGGCGAGCTGACAAACCTTGGCGTGATTACAGGGTGAAGGGGGTGATAGATTGGGACTTAATTTTAAACGCTGGCTGTTGGAGAAGCTTGGCGGAGATCAAGCGCGTGTGACGGCGGAGGATATAGCAGCAAATAAAATGCTTGGCTTGTCCGCTGAAATCTACGTCCGGGAGCTGGCGTTTTGGCAGTGCGTCAATTTGATAGCAAACGCGGTAAGTAAATGCGAGTTTAAAACCTTTCAAGGCGGGAAAGAGACGAAAGGAGAAGAGTATTACCGGTGGAATGTAGAGCCTAATAAAAACCAGAATAGCAGCGTGTTTATGCAAAAGATGATATCCAAACTGTTTGCAAATAACGAAGTACTGGTAATAGAAGCAAACGGACAGCTGTTGATAGCGGATAGTTATTCTCGCAAGGAATACGCCTTGCTGGAAGATGTTTTCGAGCAGATAACGGTTGGAACATTCCGATTTGACCGTACTTTTGTTCAATCCGACGTTTTGTTTATTTCGCTTCACAGTCACGATATGCGACCGCTGGTTAATGGGCTGTATGAGACATACAAAGCCCTGATTGACTATGGCGTGCGGTCATACAACAAGTCGCGCGGGATGAAGGGCGTTATTAGTTTAGATGCCATAATTCCGGGAGATCAGTCAACAAAGGACGCGCTTGACACCCTAAAGAATAACGGATACAAAGACTTTGCAAGCGCAGAAAACGCCGTTATGACTTTAGGCCGAGGAATGACTTACACCGATCTGGGTAGCAAAACATATTCCAATGAAGGGACGCGAGATATACGCGCCATGATTGACGATGTATCAGATTTCACGGCGCGGGCATTCGGCGTTCCACCTGCGTTACTATCGGGCGACGTGCAAGGCGTGTCGGATGCGTTAGACCAATTCTTAACGTTTTGCATAGATCCTTTATGCGACATGATTGGGGAAGAAATAAACCGGAAGCTATACGGAAAAGAAATGCTGCACGGCGACTATTTGCGGATTGATACTAAGTGCGTCAAACACGTGGATTTGCTTAGCGTGTCGACGGCTATTGACAAACTGATTGCGTCCGGTGCATTCAGCATTAACGATATCCGCGACGTAGTAGGCGAACCGCCCATCGACGAACCGTGGGCAAACCAACATTTTATGACCAAGAATTATTCGACCGTGCAAGACCTGCTAGAAGCATTAAATCAAAATCTAAACCCGGAAACGGGTTAAAACATGGAGGTGAAAAAGTGAAAAAGTACTACGCCCTTGAGCAAGAGGGAAACAGCGCATGCGTCACGGTCTACGGGGACATCACATCATGGCCGTGGATGGAAAGCGATGTATCGGCCTATATGCTGTCTAAGCAAATTGACGGCATCGAAGCAGACCAAATCGATGTGTACATCAATTCGTATGGCGGTGAAGTGTCAGAGGGGCTTGCTATTTACAACGCCCTAAAGAGACATAAGGCAAAGGTAACCACGCACTGCGATGGTTTTGCGTGTTCGGCGGCATCTGTTGTATTTATGGCGGGCGATGAACGCATTATGGGTGATGCGTCGCTGCTAATGATTCACAATGCGTGGAGCGGCGCAACCGGTAACGCTGCGGAGCTTCGCAAGGCAGCGGACGATCTGGACACAATCAGTGCGGCGGCGGCAAATGCCTACCGCGCGGCAGTCAATATTGACGATGCAAAATTAGATCAGATGCTTGCGGAAGAGACATGGATTGCGCCGCAGGACGCGGTAGACATGGGGTTCGCAACTGGAATTGAAAAGTACGAGCAACCGAGTGTTCCAGCGGCAAGCGCCAGAACTGCGGTGCTGGCAAAGATGCAAGCGAAGCCAATTATCGCGGCAAACGTAAATGTTGATACTGACGCGATCGTTGAAAAAGTATTTGCAAAGCTGACGCGAGAAGCAGAACCTAAACAGGAGACTAAATCGAATACATTTTTGAATGCGCTTATGCGCGGGAAGGAAGCAAAATGAAGAATCTTGACAAAGTGAAGCAGGAGCAGGAAAAGTTCCGCCAGAAGTTGGCGGAAACCGTAAAGGAGGGTGACGAGGAAGCGGTTGCGCAAGCGTTTGGCGAGTTCGCGCAGGGCGTACAGGAATCGATTCTTGCCGAAGCGCAAGAGATGATGCAGTGCACGGATACTACCGTGCTTGCCTCTCGCGGCGTACGTCAGCTTACGGGAGAGGAGACCAAGTACTACCAGA
Protein-coding regions in this window:
- a CDS encoding phage portal protein produces the protein MGLNFKRWLLEKLGGDQARVTAEDIAANKMLGLSAEIYVRELAFWQCVNLIANAVSKCEFKTFQGGKETKGEEYYRWNVEPNKNQNSSVFMQKMISKLFANNEVLVIEANGQLLIADSYSRKEYALLEDVFEQITVGTFRFDRTFVQSDVLFISLHSHDMRPLVNGLYETYKALIDYGVRSYNKSRGMKGVISLDAIIPGDQSTKDALDTLKNNGYKDFASAENAVMTLGRGMTYTDLGSKTYSNEGTRDIRAMIDDVSDFTARAFGVPPALLSGDVQGVSDALDQFLTFCIDPLCDMIGEEINRKLYGKEMLHGDYLRIDTKCVKHVDLLSVSTAIDKLIASGAFSINDIRDVVGEPPIDEPWANQHFMTKNYSTVQDLLEALNQNLNPETG
- a CDS encoding terminase large subunit domain-containing protein, with amino-acid sequence MTKCKYIDDYIAAIGSGTIPASKEIKQAVVYIESKLDDSDVFVDTEKTEKAKELIERYFNMKLFDWELFVLALVHCYYRSTDTVVFGEFLIMMGRGNGKNGFISGVAWYLSTKYHGVDGYNVDIIANSEDQAKTSFDDIYEMLERTWEKSKRFFYKSKEIIRNSNTGSYIKFNTSNAKTKDGKRSACLIFDEIHEYENSDTIKVFRSGFGKRKHSRTFYITTNGYVRDGVLDDRLQIAHDVLNGEIKQSRLCPLIYKMDDDAEVDDKTLWVKANPSLPYLPTLQLEMEQNYIDKEYDTSVSLDFYTKRMNLPRSDKEIAVTDWENIAATNLELPDMEGWTCTCGIDYAKINDWASVNLHFRRGNERLDINHSWLCIRSADLQRIKAPWREWVGMGLVTIVDDVEISPDLLADYIREQMQKYYIVKIAMDNNRFDLMKRAMRKVGFAPEYKNLWLVRPSDIYKVQPVIGSCFNNRYFAWGDCPPLRWATNNTKLVRRGRVDGTDTGNFYYAKIEAKSRKTDPFMALVASMVIEDALGDGMGYGELTNLGVITG
- a CDS encoding helix-turn-helix domain-containing protein, whose amino-acid sequence is MSRKKLIDDVSISEMRKMREQGMSNKEIAASLEVSDATIYRYIGRQGCRMESGAWSKPVERQAKPVAEVPEKPVVPRLQMRVTSEKLQYTADSGTVIKMAAQYSEETVVVGIGAEKLTVRVADLRELVQALTATTYHVEDVMKREIA
- a CDS encoding HNH endonuclease; amino-acid sequence: MNAVTQEQIRQWIADGNELAFYTCYTWKKKRREVLALDKNECQKCKARGKYSKATMVHHNKHLRDRPDLALAIWDIKPDGSKERQLISLCDDCHEEEHPERLKQYKKKKPITDERW
- a CDS encoding RusA family crossover junction endodeoxyribonuclease; this encodes MVKFTIPLNPVTKKNSNVRTREGGIIASKAYRVYEKDVLRIIPPAARLHISGRVNVRATYYTKIDYYKSKSRIDLNNLHNALMDVLVAAGVLEDDNCKIVFSTDGSRVKCDKKYPRTEVEIWEC
- a CDS encoding YopX family protein, which encodes MDREILFRGKRMDNGEWVEGYLWSQHTIGHISPCGNTDEIIVFPSTVGQYTGLTDKNGVKIFEGDIIKADWMGKKTSPVTFETGMYKAHGMSLITWLHKEYDGEVIGNIHDNPEARTMDEWISVKERLPKQPERVLTCDTYGNIHIFEYREGSRYLFNIGPDDDRFFEPTHWMPLPEPPKEENA
- a CDS encoding P27 family phage terminase small subunit, with the translated sequence MARKTNREKLRDAIREELAKQLERNGTKEKYYLDLVDDYMDMWDTKNGLTDDIKKRGEKVTFTTASGSNIKTNDSVGDRLKVNAQMLKLLDSMGIKPVQVEGFDNDEM
- a CDS encoding ADP-ribosyltransferase, whose amino-acid sequence is MQRRYLKNLRKRFRTFNEESVRAWAENNYGDWLKNIQQQDTEPDSPCERFYRYYTQGIGEVVNQHLRSGAEIDSFFQDGPVTTDMMQAAIAEMHMLPCPDDIVTYRYVDPKVWGLMKRDASLIYDLAFLSTTLTRDTVAQRRYACNKHSYLMEIFVPKGTPCAYVELIADMQENELLFPPKTKLRILSKPLLSKRISCIIEN
- a CDS encoding methyltransferase domain-containing protein, which translates into the protein MDDKITAAMMGDANMGNKKILDVTCGSRTMWFDKNHPAALYCDKRRITYKRYWKSGDGKSERDCTVDPDVLCDFTALPFPDNSFPLVVFDPPHLTGAKETAWLVKKYGKLDESWPQMLHDGFAECMRVLKPDGTLIFKWSEYDIPARKVWDAIGQKPLFGHHSGKQSRTFWGCFMKLDMQEGGK
- a CDS encoding head maturation protease, ClpP-related — its product is MKKYYALEQEGNSACVTVYGDITSWPWMESDVSAYMLSKQIDGIEADQIDVYINSYGGEVSEGLAIYNALKRHKAKVTTHCDGFACSAASVVFMAGDERIMGDASLLMIHNAWSGATGNAAELRKAADDLDTISAAAANAYRAAVNIDDAKLDQMLAEETWIAPQDAVDMGFATGIEKYEQPSVPAASARTAVLAKMQAKPIIAANVNVDTDAIVEKVFAKLTREAEPKQETKSNTFLNALMRGKEAK